GTGCCTAATGTATCAAAGCCACCATATCTGATTAGTGAGAAAAAAATAAGAGAGGCAAGTGTTGAGCCTGTCCATATAATAAATGCTCCCATAAATGGTCCATACGCTGCCCCTATCACACCACCTACTAAAGGATATGGAATGACGGGAAATAAAGACATGAGAGTGGCGATAGATAATGTTAAAACCACGTACTCTCGTTCATTTAATTGAATCCAATGTAGTAATTCACTGTGAAAAAATAGTAAGCTAATAATCATTAGCAGGGTACTTACGAGCACCACAGATTTTCTGAGCATACATTATCTCCTTTTTATAAAGCGATCTATCTCATTATACACGATCTGACTTAAGCACAAAAGCATACACGTGTTTACTCTCATGCTATACTTAACTAACAAATATACTATATCAATAACATTTATAGCCTTTCTAGTGACTTTAAAATTTGAGGAGTCTAATTGTGAAAAAAACATTACTAAAATATCCTTGGCTCGTCTATGTCATGCTAGCTTGTGCCACAAGTAGCTGGGGAAGTGCGTTTATTGCTGGAAATATTGCTACTCAGGACCTAGATCCAAGTACAGTGGCTTTTTTTAGATTCTTTTTTGCTACATTATTATTAATTCCCCTTATGTTCTGGTTGGATAAAGGAGGACGGCGCCCTAAAGGTAAGGAATGGCTAATGATGGGGTTTCTTGGATTGACAGGTATTGCGTTATATAACATTGCTTTTTTTATTGCCACAAGAGATGCACCAGTGGTTAAAAGCTCACTTTTTATTGCTTCTAATCCCATATTAATTCTGCTAATGTCTGCTCTTTTTTAAAAGGAAAAGATAAAAGGAAGACAGGTTATCGGGTTAATCCTAGCACTAAGTGGGGCAAGTATCATTATAACGGAGGGCCAGTTTAGCACATTGATATCTGATGGTTTTCACCAAGTTGATTTAGTTCTATTAATAGCCGTTATATGTTGGGCGTTATATAGTGTCGTTGGAAAGGTAGCTTTACAAACATTCAGCTCGCTAACATGTACAACTTATGCTGTAGGAACTGGCACTATCATGTTACTTCCCTTTGCCATCGTAGAAACAAGCTATACGGAGCTTCAAAACACCAGTCTACTGTCATGGGGAGCAATTATTCATATGAGTATCATCGTATCTGTGATTAGTTTTGTTATGTACTATCAGGGGATAAAAATGATTGGTGCTGCGAAAGCCTCGATTTTCATCAATTTAATGCCTTTGTCTGCGGTTATTCTGGCAGTAGTTATCCTGGATGAAGCCTTTACATTTGTTCATTTTTTAGGAGCTCTTCTTGTCTTAACAGGTGTGACAATTGGCAGCAGAAGTGGGAGCATTGGGAACAAAACAACGAAAACCACTGTAATGGCTGATGGGAGGTAAAATAAATGGGTAAACAAGCGCAATATAAGTCACTAATAAACGAAATAGAAAAATGGAAGAATACATCTTTTAAACAGGCGAATGAAGCTGAGCTGGTGAGAATATTAGACAACGATCTGTTGGAAGATGAGGACCAAATAGCTGACGTGATGGCAATGCTTGCAGGTAGGCGGTATGAACGAAAAAGAGAATGGGATAATCAAGTAGACCAACTACTTACTGGCGCTAGTGATAAAGCGCCTTCTTCACCTTACGTGGCAGATATATGGGTTGATTTAGCATTATCATCTATGAACGAACCTTGGTTTCTAGAAGAATTACCTAAAATTCGTGAAACAGATCATAGCCAAGGAAGGAAAAGTAAAATAGACCGACTCTTAACCCTTGTGCAACAAGCAAAAGCTTGGTATCAAGAGTTAAAGGGAAAGGAAGAACGCATAGAACACGTGTTACGCTATGCAACTGATGAAGATAAGAAAGAGAAAATAAAAGAGGCCTTAAGTTTAATCGAACAGGTCGGTAACTGCCTTGAAGAGATTTTAAGGAGTGCAAAAGCATATAAAAGAACAATTAACGGGATCTACGCCTCTAGGGAAAAAAAACAACAGCTAGATGATGCCCTCGATGAATTGAAGGATTACCTTCACCAATGGGAAACTTGGCGAAAGACAACTGATGAAGAGGAAACAACGGCTTTAGCTACTCTATATGCTATGACAGGTATTGATGAAGTAAAACGCAAAGTAGAAACCCATTATCATTACCTTGAATATGAAAAGGAACGGCAGCGGCAAGGCTATCATTTTGAAAACGAAAGAAGCTTGAACATGATTTTAACTGGTAACCCAGGAACAGGTAAAACATCTATTGCGCGACTGTTAGCTAAAATTTATTATGATCTAGGTGTTCTGCCCCGTGAAGAGGTAGTGGAAGTGGATCGATCACATTTGGTAGGAGCTTATGTAGGACAAACAGAAGAAAAAACAATGAAAGTGATTCAACAAGCGTTAGGCGGCATCCTGTTCATTGATGAAGCATACAGCTTAAAGCGGGAAGGAAGCGGCGGGGCAGATTATGGCCAAACGGCGATTGATACACTCGTCTCTGCTCTAACTAGCGGAGACTATGCAGGTAAATTTGCAGTAATCCTTGCAGGTTACCCAGAAGAGATGAGGACATTTTTATGGAGTAATCCTGGTTTACGAAGCCGTTTTCCCGAAACAAATCATATTTATTTACCCGATTTTTCTATGGAGGAGCTTTTGGAAATCGCCGAGCATGTCGCGTTAGATAACGATTTTTCCTTAACGGAAGAGGCTTTAACGGAACTGAGGAAACGACTAGAAAAAGAAAAAGTAGATGAAAGTTTTGGCAATGCCAGAACAGTAAAAAATATTATTTTGGATGCTATCTTTCATAAGGGCGCGCAAACTGCGAAAGAAAAAGTATATTCCAAAGAAAGCTTTACCGTGTTAGATGCTGATGCATTCAAACGACATGACCGCACAGATGATAATGATGAGCAAGTCGGTGAGACTCAATTAAATAAGCTTGTTGGATTAACGAATGTAAAAAGAGAAGTACATCAACTTTCTTCCTTTGTGCAGATGCAAAAAAAACGAGAAAAACTTGAGTTACCTACCGTCCCCATTCAACTTCATGCTGTGTTTACAGGTTCACCAGGCACTGGAAAAACAACGGTGGCAAGTATTTATAGCCAAATTTTATATGATTTAGGACTTTTAAAACGAGGTCATATGATTGTCACGGGTCGAAGTGATTTAGTAGCTGGGTATGTGGGGCAAACGGCGATAAAGACTAAAAAGAAAATTCGTGAAGCACTTGGAGGCGTCTTATTTATTGATGAAGCTTATTCTTTAGTTAGCAAAGGACCACAAGATTTCGGCAGAGAAGCAGTAGATACGTTGGTAGAAGAAATGTCAAAGCACGGTGAAAACCTCGTTGTGGTGTTAGCTGGCTACTCTGCAGAGATAGCCAAATTGATGAAAACAAATCCAGGCCTTGCGTCTAGATTTAAAAAATATATAGATTTTCCAGACTATTCACCAGATGAGCTCTTACAGATATTAAAGTACTATATTGATCAATTCGGGTACACATTGGACGATACGGCGGAAGAAGCATTGCGAAAAGAACTTCATAAAAGGCCCCAAAAAGGTAATGGACGAGCCATGAAAGATCAAGTTGAAGAAGCGGTACAGCGTCAAGCTTTTCGGTTAATTCAAGAGGCTAATAGCCATGATGTTTCACGGTTGACGATAGATGATTTCCCGCTGATGGACGAGGAGGATTAAACATGTTTATAGATGAAACGACTATCACAGTTAGGTATGCAGAAACAGATCAAATGGGTGTTGTATATCATGCCAATTACCTCGTGTGGTGTGAAATTGGGAGAACGGGATTAATTGAACAGCTAGGCTTTAAATATACGGATATGGAGAAGCAAGGTGTATTATCTCCTGTCATTAATGTCAATATGAATTATTTACGACCTGCAAAATATGGTCAACAAGTAACAATTAAAACATGGATTGAATCTTATACAGGCATTAGAGTCAAATACGGTTACGAGATGCACAATTCGCTGGAGGAATTATGCTTAACTGGGACGAGTGAGCATGTGTGTGTTAATGCGGAAACATTCCGCCCTGTAAATATTAAAAAAGTATTTCCTGACTGGCACATCGCTTATGAGACGCACAAACGTCATGTATAAAAGGTGTAACTGATGAATGTTTTTTGAGCCTTCGAACACACTATTGACGAATGTTATATAGAAAGGAGGCTTGGGAAATGGCTAAAAAGGACGACCGTTCCAATAATGTTGAAAGATTAGAAGCTATGGTGGAAAACACCGAGGAAAACATAGAAGAGGCAAGTTCCACACTCGATAATCGTCATTTGTCTGAACAAGAAAAAAACAACATTCGTCATAAAAATGAGCGTCGGGAGCAGAGTATTGAAGCATTTAAGAATGAAATCGCCGACGAAAAAGGAGACAGAGAGCACGGGCGTATTTAAACCTGTGAGCTCAGCCAAGAGATTAGTTGCTCTAGCTGAGCTTTTTTTAATACAAACAATAGTAGATAATACATACTAACTTAAAGCTAAACGGTTGGGTGAATGAGTGAAATGTGGGAATAGGCCCTTTTAGGTGTGAAGAGATTAGAAAGAGGGAAATCCACAATAGAACCATTAAATATCGTATGTTTCTTTGAGCCAAGTGTTTTTTATAGAAGAATGAATGTACAATGCGAAGAAGCTCCTCTCTGGAGCGGAAGATATATGTATGAGTCACCGCTTAGTTTGTTATGATGAAAGTGATCAGATAGTAACGTTTAAAAAATAAAGGTGGTAAGTAGACGGAAAAGAAGATCTCCCTTGAATTTCATCCACAATCTGTTATTAAATAGAAGTGTGAAAGGAGATTTGATATGGCATTCGGAGTCAAGCGCCAAGAACTAACAGAATGGAAACAAAATGTACTTAAAGGTCGCGTGTCATTTTTAACTCATTTTTGGTACGATCCACGATTTCCTGAGTATAAAACGGTTACGAAAGCGGCATGTGCTGACCGTGACATTCTTTTAGCATGGGGTGGGAAATATGGGTTAAAAGAATCATGGCTCCATGAAAGAGAAAGCTTCCCTCATTTTGATTTAATAGGAGAAACAGAAAAGCGCATATTACGGGCGGAAGGCTGCTATGAGAAGTTATTACAGCTTGAAAATAAAGCTGGAATAAAGTGAAGAAAAGCATGCGTATCTATCAATTATAATTTGAAAAGGGTGATAATAATGCTAGAGTTTCAGCAAAACGTCATTGCTACACTGAAAGTGAAGCCACATATTGATCCTAAAGAGGAAATCAGGAATAGAATAAACTTTCTTAAGGCGTACGTAAAAAAAGCTGGAATGAAAGGATATGTGCTTGGTATATCTGGTGGGCAAGATTCCTCACTACTCGGAAAGTTAATTCAACTTGCCATGGAAGAATTAAATACTGAGGAGAAGACAGATGACTATACATTTATTGCTGTCCGTCTTCCATATGGAGAACAAGCCGATGAAGTTGATGCGCAAACTGCTCTCAACTTTATTCAGCCGTATAAAAGAGTGACTGTCAATATAAAAAAAGCGGTAGATGGTTCAGTTTCTCAGTTCATAGAGGCCACTGGCGAAACGATGTCCGATTTTGTAAAAGGCAATACGAAGGCTAGAGAAAGAATGAAAGTCCAATATGATCTAGCGGCTCATTTTAAATGTTTAGTTGCGGGAACCGACCATGCAGCAGAAGCCGTTACAGGATTTTTCACTAAATTTGGAGACGGTGCATGTGATGTGACGCCCTTATTTGGCTTAAATAAACGGCAAGGAAAAGAACTTCTGAAATTTTTGGAAGCACCTGAGATTTTATACACGAAAACACCGACAGCTGACCTTGAAGATGAGCAACCTTTGCTATCAGATGAGCAAGCTCTAGGTATGACGTATGATCAAATCGATGACTACTTAGAAGGAAAAGAACTCCCTGAGGATATTAAGAAGAATTTAGAGAGGCGCTATAAGTTAACTGAACATAAACGGCAATTGCCTGTCACCCTTTTTGATTATTGGTGGCAATCATAATGGCTCTAAAAGCAGATCTTCATATGCATTCCACTGCCTCGGACGGCGGGTATTCGCCGTCTGAAGTAGTAAGGCTTTGTGCTAAAGGGGAACTTGATCTTATTTCTCTAACGGATCATGATACGACAACAGGTATTGCAGAAGCTAAAAAGTCAGCGGCCTATTATAACATTCGTTTTATTCCTGGAATTGAATTATCAACACGAATAAATGATCAAAGTGTTGATATTTTAGGTTATGGTATAGATGTGACCGATCATCAGTTTCAGGAAACGCTCGCTTTCCATCGTCACAAACGTGAACAAAGGATGGTAAGAATGATAGAAAAGTGTCGTGATCATGATCTACACATTTCACTAGAAGATGTAGAAGCTCAAGTAACAGGAGAGACATATTCTCGTCCACATCTTGCGAAGGCTTTAATGAAAAAAGGGTATGGTGCTTCCGTACACGAGATCTTTGAAAGATATATAGGCTATGGGAAACCATGTTATGTAATGAAAGAGAAAGAAATGCTTCCTCAAGAAGCAATAAGGGTTATTCACGAAGCAGGAGGGGTAGCGATCGTTGCTCATCCGATTTATTATGATATAGATGAATCGATTTTCAAGTGGTGCATAGAAGATGGTCTTGATGGAATTGAAGTCTATCATAGAGACCACTCTCCACACGCCATAGCGCGCTTTCGTCGTCTCACTGAACGAATAGAAGAAACATTAGGAAAGTCTATCCTTAAGACAGGTGGGTCTGACTTTCATCATGAAGACTTCGGACGAGAAGGAGAACGGCTAGGGGTGACTAAGCTTCCTTTTCAAGAGGCCGAAAAGCTGTGGGAGCGCTGTAATTCATAAGTCGCCAACTCACTAGGGAGGCATGTTATCAAAAGCTGTCTCTTTCCTGCTTTTCTAAAATATTTTAATGATCTGCCTTATCAATGATAACGCAACTTAATCAATCCCCCTTTAAACTATTTTCCAAAAAAAATGTAGTTTGGAATGTACCTGAATCCGTTACTGGTGGACGCTTTCCGCGGGCACGGCCTCAGCCTCCTCGACGCAAAAAAACGCGTCTGTGAGGTCTTCAGCTCGCGCTGTTCCCGCTGGCGTCGCCACCATTCACTGCTTCGAGTAAATAGAAAATTCTAAATGAAGTAGCCTGAAATTTTGTTAGAATTTAGCATAGGGACGATTATTTAGTTCAAATGCTTATTCACCAGCCGGCCGCGGAAAGCGAATGGATGGATTGCAAATCAACACTTACTATCACGGATTTCAGGATGTATTTAATACTTTATTCTTAAAAATCAGTCGTTTTTAATGTCGCATGAATGATCGGAAAAAGGATTAAATTCACAAACTTCCTATGATGAAAGAATGGCGTGAACTGACGCCACTCATAACCCGTGGTATAATTTAAAATACGAGCTGATGAACTGATCTCTGTCAAATGTGTTAGGACTCTAGCAAAAGATCGTGGTCGGCTATAGCGATCTTCATAAAATATGAATGATTTACAAAAGGGGGAAGAGAGCTTGGATCCATTAGAAGTAATAGAAAATGTCCCACAGGTCGTGCCTCAGTTTCAGCCAGTTTTAAATTCTAGTGAGTATCGGATTATCGGTTATGAAGTACTGGGTAGGATAAATCAAGATGGGGCACTTAACTCTTTAGGGCCTTTCTTTCGCGATTTGTCTGTGCCATCAGAATACAAGTGGGAAGTGGATAAAGAACTTTATCGTCAAGCTGTAAAACGCGTTTTGGAAGGAAAGCTTTTATCCCGTTTATTCTTTAATGTGGATCCTAATACCCTTGTACAGCTGCATTGTTTAGAAGAATTAATGGAGCTTTTTGAGGAATTTTGTAAAGAAGGCTTACATAGAAAACAAGTCGTATTTGAAATGAGATTGACTGATTATCAAGGTGATTTGAACGATTTAAGTCATATGATCATGTACATGAAAGCAAGCGGCTACAGTGTGGCGTTAGATGATATAAAAACGAATGATGCTAATTTAGATCAACTGTCTAAACTGGAACCCAATATCATTAAAGTGGAATTATCTGACTTGAAATCATCTGTCAACGTGCATACCTATCGAGATGTGTTAAGTGCTTTATCTATTTTTGCTAGAAAAATTGGTGCTGGATTACATTTT
The DNA window shown above is from Salipaludibacillus agaradhaerens and carries:
- a CDS encoding DMT family transporter, coding for MKKTLLKYPWLVYVMLACATSSWGSAFIAGNIATQDLDPSTVAFFRFFFATLLLIPLMFWLDKGGRRPKGKEWLMMGFLGLTGIALYNIAFFIATRDAPVVKSSLFIASNPILILLMSALF
- a CDS encoding DMT family transporter, with the translated sequence MISDGFHQVDLVLLIAVICWALYSVVGKVALQTFSSLTCTTYAVGTGTIMLLPFAIVETSYTELQNTSLLSWGAIIHMSIIVSVISFVMYYQGIKMIGAAKASIFINLMPLSAVILAVVILDEAFTFVHFLGALLVLTGVTIGSRSGSIGNKTTKTTVMADGR
- a CDS encoding AAA family ATPase produces the protein MGKQAQYKSLINEIEKWKNTSFKQANEAELVRILDNDLLEDEDQIADVMAMLAGRRYERKREWDNQVDQLLTGASDKAPSSPYVADIWVDLALSSMNEPWFLEELPKIRETDHSQGRKSKIDRLLTLVQQAKAWYQELKGKEERIEHVLRYATDEDKKEKIKEALSLIEQVGNCLEEILRSAKAYKRTINGIYASREKKQQLDDALDELKDYLHQWETWRKTTDEEETTALATLYAMTGIDEVKRKVETHYHYLEYEKERQRQGYHFENERSLNMILTGNPGTGKTSIARLLAKIYYDLGVLPREEVVEVDRSHLVGAYVGQTEEKTMKVIQQALGGILFIDEAYSLKREGSGGADYGQTAIDTLVSALTSGDYAGKFAVILAGYPEEMRTFLWSNPGLRSRFPETNHIYLPDFSMEELLEIAEHVALDNDFSLTEEALTELRKRLEKEKVDESFGNARTVKNIILDAIFHKGAQTAKEKVYSKESFTVLDADAFKRHDRTDDNDEQVGETQLNKLVGLTNVKREVHQLSSFVQMQKKREKLELPTVPIQLHAVFTGSPGTGKTTVASIYSQILYDLGLLKRGHMIVTGRSDLVAGYVGQTAIKTKKKIREALGGVLFIDEAYSLVSKGPQDFGREAVDTLVEEMSKHGENLVVVLAGYSAEIAKLMKTNPGLASRFKKYIDFPDYSPDELLQILKYYIDQFGYTLDDTAEEALRKELHKRPQKGNGRAMKDQVEEAVQRQAFRLIQEANSHDVSRLTIDDFPLMDEED
- a CDS encoding acyl-CoA thioesterase; translated protein: MFIDETTITVRYAETDQMGVVYHANYLVWCEIGRTGLIEQLGFKYTDMEKQGVLSPVINVNMNYLRPAKYGQQVTIKTWIESYTGIRVKYGYEMHNSLEELCLTGTSEHVCVNAETFRPVNIKKVFPDWHIAYETHKRHV
- the tlp gene encoding small acid-soluble spore protein Tlp, which gives rise to MLYRKEAWEMAKKDDRSNNVERLEAMVENTEENIEEASSTLDNRHLSEQEKNNIRHKNERREQSIEAFKNEIADEKGDREHGRI
- the nadE gene encoding ammonia-dependent NAD(+) synthetase, producing the protein MLEFQQNVIATLKVKPHIDPKEEIRNRINFLKAYVKKAGMKGYVLGISGGQDSSLLGKLIQLAMEELNTEEKTDDYTFIAVRLPYGEQADEVDAQTALNFIQPYKRVTVNIKKAVDGSVSQFIEATGETMSDFVKGNTKARERMKVQYDLAAHFKCLVAGTDHAAEAVTGFFTKFGDGACDVTPLFGLNKRQGKELLKFLEAPEILYTKTPTADLEDEQPLLSDEQALGMTYDQIDDYLEGKELPEDIKKNLERRYKLTEHKRQLPVTLFDYWWQS
- a CDS encoding PHP domain-containing protein, translating into MALKADLHMHSTASDGGYSPSEVVRLCAKGELDLISLTDHDTTTGIAEAKKSAAYYNIRFIPGIELSTRINDQSVDILGYGIDVTDHQFQETLAFHRHKREQRMVRMIEKCRDHDLHISLEDVEAQVTGETYSRPHLAKALMKKGYGASVHEIFERYIGYGKPCYVMKEKEMLPQEAIRVIHEAGGVAIVAHPIYYDIDESIFKWCIEDGLDGIEVYHRDHSPHAIARFRRLTERIEETLGKSILKTGGSDFHHEDFGREGERLGVTKLPFQEAEKLWERCNS
- a CDS encoding EAL domain-containing protein, with protein sequence MDPLEVIENVPQVVPQFQPVLNSSEYRIIGYEVLGRINQDGALNSLGPFFRDLSVPSEYKWEVDKELYRQAVKRVLEGKLLSRLFFNVDPNTLVQLHCLEELMELFEEFCKEGLHRKQVVFEMRLTDYQGDLNDLSHMIMYMKASGYSVALDDIKTNDANLDQLSKLEPNIIKVELSDLKSSVNVHTYRDVLSALSIFARKIGAGLHFKGIQDAHQLHIAWKHGGRFLQGFYLHEPVNEFIDEYTIHPFLQKSIHSFIDMAHRKLQSQIDFIRWMDAKMEEKSHDVFTDQLVENIAKETHDASFRVYVCDVYGYQKSPNWIKNEDKQWTPDETTRGKNWSWRTYFLAHIMQMKYRKSGVLSDKYRDIETNDLIRTYSYPLGEEHYIFIDLDPVFLFENDWLL